The Methylobacterium currus genome contains a region encoding:
- a CDS encoding ABC transporter ATP-binding protein, with protein sequence MTDIPKAPAEGRLAEGHFATWRRAAAARLGPLRHLPALFRLALATDPRLGLASLVLRLLRAGLPALMLYVAKLVVDAVVAGRAGPPPVSGWLADPRLHHIGILVGIELGLAVASDLLGRATSYVDGVLAEKVGNATTLRLMAHAASLDLEQFEDSAVQDRLERARRQVAWRSNLIGQLLGQLQDLVTALTLAVAVGTMLPGLVLLLVLALIPSFLNELYFNARGYRLAWRRSPDRRETDYLRYLGADAASAKEVKLFGLAGHLAERFRALADRLLAENRDLARRRALAGGGFATLGTLAYYLAYLVIAGEALAGTLTVGDLTFLGGAFLRLRGLVEGLLLGASQLLGQAQYLDDLFSFFTIAPTLRSGTLSVPERLREGFVFEDVGYRYPGESRWAVRHLSLRIGAGEVVALVGENGAGKTTLVKLLTRLYAPTEGRILLDGRDLAEYDIDSLRDRIGVIFQDFMRFDFTAGDNIAVGRIGAREDRDGIALAARRALADAVIERLPGAYDQRLGRRFEDGVELSGGEWQKVAIARAYRRDAAMLVLDEPTAALDAGAEAEVFRRFADLAAGRSALLISHRFSTVRRADRIVVLAGGRVLEEGTHAELVALGGRYAELFELQAAGYR encoded by the coding sequence ATGACCGACATCCCGAAGGCCCCCGCCGAGGGCCGCCTCGCCGAGGGCCACTTCGCCACCTGGCGCCGCGCCGCCGCCGCCCGGCTCGGGCCGCTGCGCCACCTCCCCGCCCTGTTCCGTCTCGCCCTCGCGACCGATCCGCGCCTCGGCCTCGCCAGCCTGGTCTTGCGCCTCCTGCGCGCCGGGCTGCCGGCCCTGATGCTCTACGTCGCCAAGCTCGTGGTCGATGCCGTGGTGGCCGGCCGCGCCGGGCCGCCACCCGTGTCGGGCTGGCTCGCCGATCCGCGGCTGCACCACATCGGAATCCTCGTCGGGATCGAGCTCGGGCTCGCGGTCGCCTCCGACCTGCTCGGACGCGCCACGTCCTATGTCGACGGCGTGCTGGCGGAAAAGGTTGGCAACGCCACCACCTTGCGGCTGATGGCGCATGCCGCCTCCCTCGATCTCGAGCAGTTCGAGGACAGCGCGGTGCAGGACCGGCTCGAACGGGCCCGGCGCCAGGTCGCCTGGCGCTCGAACCTGATCGGGCAGCTCCTGGGCCAGCTCCAGGACCTCGTCACGGCGCTCACCCTGGCGGTGGCGGTCGGCACGATGCTGCCGGGGCTGGTGCTGCTCCTGGTGCTCGCCCTGATCCCGTCCTTCCTCAACGAATTGTACTTCAACGCCCGCGGCTACCGCCTCGCCTGGCGCCGCAGCCCGGACCGGCGCGAGACCGACTACCTGCGCTATCTCGGCGCTGACGCGGCGAGCGCCAAGGAGGTCAAGCTGTTCGGCCTCGCCGGCCACCTCGCCGAGCGGTTCCGCGCCCTCGCCGACCGGCTGCTCGCCGAGAACCGGGACCTCGCCCGCCGGCGGGCGCTGGCCGGCGGCGGCTTCGCGACGCTGGGCACGCTCGCCTACTACCTCGCCTACCTGGTCATCGCCGGGGAGGCGCTCGCTGGCACGCTGACCGTCGGCGACCTCACCTTCCTGGGCGGCGCGTTCCTGCGCCTGCGCGGCCTCGTCGAGGGGCTGCTGCTCGGCGCCTCGCAGCTGCTCGGCCAGGCGCAGTATCTCGACGACCTGTTCTCGTTCTTCACCATCGCGCCGACGCTCCGCTCCGGAACGCTGAGCGTGCCGGAGCGCCTGCGCGAGGGCTTCGTGTTCGAGGATGTCGGCTACCGCTATCCGGGCGAGAGCCGCTGGGCGGTGCGGCACCTGTCGCTCCGGATCGGCGCCGGCGAGGTGGTGGCGCTGGTCGGCGAGAACGGCGCCGGCAAGACCACGCTGGTCAAGCTGCTCACCCGTCTGTACGCGCCGACGGAGGGGCGCATCCTCCTCGACGGCCGCGACCTCGCCGAGTACGACATCGACTCCCTGCGCGACCGCATCGGCGTGATCTTCCAGGATTTCATGCGCTTCGACTTCACGGCCGGCGACAACATCGCGGTCGGGCGCATCGGCGCGCGGGAGGACCGGGACGGCATCGCGCTGGCGGCGCGGCGGGCGCTCGCCGATGCGGTGATCGAGCGCCTGCCGGGTGCCTACGACCAGCGCCTCGGCCGGCGCTTCGAGGACGGGGTCGAGCTGTCCGGCGGCGAGTGGCAGAAGGTGGCGATCGCCCGGGCCTACCGCCGCGACGCCGCGATGCTGGTCCTCGACGAGCCGACGGCGGCCCTCGATGCCGGGGCCGAGGCCGAGGTCTTCCGCCGCTTCGCCGACCTCGCGGCGGGCCGCAGCGCGCTCCTCATCTCGCATCGCTTCTCCACCGTGCGCCGGGCCGACCGGATCGTGGTGCTCGCCGGCGGGCGGGTGCTGGAGGAGGGCACCCACGCCGAGCTGGTGGCTTTGGGGGGGCGCTACGCCGAACTGTTCGAGCTTCAGGCCGCCGGCTACCGCTGA
- a CDS encoding amidohydrolase family protein translates to MRDSTTRSTGDATRAGEPEACDLLLLGGTILTLDEADTTLADGAIAVRDRRIVAIGPRAALAARFRPARTLACDGRLLMPGLVNSHNHTPLMITRGMIEDLGFAPMFTAGIPQGHRLTEGEAEALARLGVYEMLRHGCTTIVDFYRYPQALARAHAELGTRAIVAGRVHDADPEALTQRRYVYDPALARETIRENADLIAAWDGHDGGRIRCDWAPHAPDTCSDACLAEVAGLAAAHGGNVHTHLCQSPVEVEQVRARSGLTPPQALEEAGLLTPALLAAHCIHIKARDIARLARAGAAMAYTPLGNAKTGRIAPALDLAEAGVEITLCTDTFSGDLFEAMRWGVAMQRIRRGAPVLDARTALAWATGNGARRLGLGAEVGALTVGRRADILVMNTDAPSMAPLIDGYGLLVYGATGMDVGTVVVDGRIVIEDGVLTTADGPAIVREAQAVAEGLWTRSGRRPITSGGA, encoded by the coding sequence ATGCGAGATTCGACGACGAGGTCGACAGGGGATGCGACCCGGGCCGGGGAGCCGGAGGCCTGCGACCTCCTCCTCCTCGGCGGCACGATCCTGACGCTGGACGAGGCCGACACGACCCTCGCCGACGGCGCGATCGCGGTGCGCGACCGGCGGATCGTCGCCATCGGGCCCCGCGCCGCCCTCGCGGCGCGGTTCCGGCCGGCCCGGACGCTGGCTTGCGACGGGCGCCTGCTGATGCCGGGGCTGGTCAACAGCCACAACCATACGCCGCTGATGATCACCCGCGGGATGATCGAGGATCTCGGCTTCGCGCCGATGTTCACCGCCGGCATCCCGCAGGGGCACCGCCTGACCGAGGGCGAGGCGGAAGCCCTGGCGCGGCTCGGCGTCTACGAGATGCTGCGCCACGGCTGCACCACGATCGTCGACTTCTACCGCTACCCCCAGGCTCTCGCCCGCGCCCATGCCGAGCTCGGCACGCGGGCGATCGTCGCCGGCCGGGTGCACGACGCCGACCCGGAGGCGCTGACACAGCGCCGCTACGTCTACGACCCGGCGCTCGCCCGCGAGACCATCCGGGAGAACGCCGACCTGATCGCCGCATGGGACGGGCACGACGGCGGGCGCATCCGCTGCGACTGGGCGCCCCACGCCCCCGACACCTGCTCCGACGCCTGCCTGGCGGAGGTGGCGGGCCTCGCCGCCGCCCATGGCGGCAACGTCCACACGCATCTGTGCCAGAGCCCGGTCGAGGTGGAGCAGGTGCGGGCGCGCTCCGGCCTGACGCCGCCGCAGGCGTTGGAGGAGGCCGGCCTTCTCACCCCCGCCCTCCTGGCCGCCCACTGCATCCACATCAAGGCGCGGGACATCGCCCGGCTCGCGCGGGCCGGGGCCGCCATGGCCTACACGCCGCTCGGGAACGCCAAGACCGGGCGCATCGCCCCGGCCCTCGACCTCGCCGAGGCCGGCGTCGAGATCACCCTGTGCACCGACACCTTCTCGGGCGACCTGTTCGAGGCGATGCGCTGGGGGGTGGCGATGCAGCGGATCCGCCGCGGCGCGCCGGTGCTCGACGCCCGTACGGCACTCGCCTGGGCGACGGGGAACGGCGCGCGCCGCCTCGGGCTGGGGGCGGAGGTCGGGGCGCTGACGGTCGGGCGGCGGGCCGACATCCTGGTCATGAACACCGACGCGCCGAGCATGGCGCCGCTGATCGACGGGTACGGCCTCCTGGTCTACGGGGCCACCGGCATGGATGTCGGCACGGTCGTGGTGGACGGGCGCATCGTGATCGAGGACGGCGTCCTGACGACCGCGGACGGGCCGGCGATCGTGCGCGAGGCGCAGGCCGTCGCCGAAGGCTTGTGGACCCGCTCCGGCCGACGGCCGATCACCTCGGGCGGAGCGTGA
- a CDS encoding DUF2254 domain-containing protein, protein MGRWAWMGRRVVRQVWFRAALISLFGVALAVVAALVGPLLPGDVHGNLGQDAVGTILQIMASSMLAVTTFSLTAMVSAYGSATQLATPRATQLLIGDPTSQNALSTFLGAFVFSVVGIIGLQSSVYGDSGRVVLFSGTVLVVAVVVITLLRWIGHITAFGRMGDVIDRVEEAACAAMGAFAADPRLGGRPAAAVPPGAVPVFAEKTGYVTHIDVASLGGLAERHGLVVHVAALPGTLVHPTRPLLHVEGDAAEHGAALSVAFAIERHRRFDQDPRLGLIALSEIASRALAPATNDPGTAIEVLNALLRVLLHLPPDEPEGGDLAGRPPVHVPRPTLDDMLTDAFRPLIREGVAEIEVTIRLAKTLASLRAARPYAAPAVARLAARLDRAARAAITDAADLADYEAVQR, encoded by the coding sequence ATGGGCCGCTGGGCGTGGATGGGAAGGCGGGTCGTCCGCCAGGTCTGGTTTCGCGCGGCGCTGATCAGCCTGTTCGGCGTGGCGCTGGCGGTCGTGGCGGCGCTCGTCGGGCCGCTCCTGCCCGGCGACGTCCACGGGAACCTGGGCCAGGACGCGGTCGGGACGATCCTCCAGATCATGGCCTCGAGCATGCTCGCGGTCACGACCTTCTCGCTCACCGCGATGGTCAGCGCCTACGGCTCGGCGACCCAGCTCGCGACGCCCCGGGCGACGCAGCTCCTGATCGGCGACCCGACCTCGCAGAACGCGCTGTCGACCTTCCTGGGCGCCTTCGTGTTCTCGGTCGTCGGCATCATCGGGCTGCAATCGAGCGTCTACGGCGACAGCGGCCGCGTCGTCCTGTTCTCCGGCACGGTGCTGGTCGTCGCGGTGGTGGTGATCACGCTCCTGCGCTGGATCGGCCACATCACCGCCTTCGGCCGCATGGGCGACGTGATCGACCGCGTCGAGGAGGCGGCCTGCGCGGCGATGGGCGCCTTCGCGGCCGATCCGCGGCTCGGCGGCCGGCCGGCGGCCGCGGTGCCGCCCGGAGCGGTGCCGGTCTTCGCCGAGAAGACCGGCTACGTCACCCATATCGACGTCGCCTCGCTCGGGGGCCTCGCGGAGCGCCACGGCCTCGTGGTCCATGTCGCGGCGCTGCCGGGCACGCTGGTCCACCCGACGCGGCCCCTGCTCCACGTCGAGGGCGATGCCGCGGAGCACGGCGCCGCCCTGTCGGTGGCCTTCGCGATCGAGCGGCACCGGCGCTTCGACCAGGATCCGCGCCTCGGCCTGATCGCGCTGTCCGAGATCGCGAGCCGGGCCTTGGCGCCGGCCACCAACGATCCCGGCACGGCGATCGAGGTCCTGAACGCCCTGTTGCGGGTGCTCCTGCACCTGCCGCCGGACGAGCCGGAGGGCGGGGACCTCGCCGGACGCCCGCCCGTCCACGTGCCGCGCCCGACCCTCGACGACATGCTGACCGACGCGTTCCGCCCGCTGATCCGCGAGGGCGTCGCGGAGATCGAGGTCACGATCCGCCTCGCCAAGACGCTCGCGTCCTTGCGCGCCGCGCGCCCCTACGCCGCGCCGGCCGTCGCCCGCCTCGCCGCGCGCCTGGATCGCGCCGCCCGCGCGGCGATCACCGACGCCGCCGACCTCGCCGATTACGAGGCGGTTCAGCGGTAG
- the ilvD gene encoding dihydroxy-acid dehydratase — MPAYRSRTTTHGRNMAGARGLWRATGMKDADFGKPIIAVVNSFTQFVPGHVHLKDLGQLVAREIEAAGGVAKEFNTIAVDDGIAMGHDGMLYSLPSRDLIADSVEYMVNAHCADAMVCISNCDKITPGMLMAALRLNIPVVFVSGGPMEAGKVHLSTGIKKVDLVDAMIAAADDRVTDADVQVIERSACPTCGSCSGMFTANSMNCLTEALGLSLPGNGSVLATHADRKRLFVEAGHLIVDLAKRHYEQDDASVLPRAIASMTAFENAMTLDIAMGGSTNTVLHLLAAAYEGEVPFTMADIDRLSRRVPVLCKVAPAVANVHMEDVHRAGGIMAILGELDRAGLIDTSVGNVAAGTLKDALARWDVRQTGSESVREFYRAAPGGVPTQVAFSQASRFDELDLDREAGVVRDAAHAYSQDGGLAVLYGNLAEDGCIVKTAGVDASILTFSGPAHVFESQDAAVEGILGGKVQAGEVVLIRYEGPRGGPGMQEMLYPTSYLKSKGLGKACALVTDGRFSGGSSGLSIGHVSPEAAEGGLIGLVEQGDRIEIDIPNRRIHLAVDPAEIESRRAAQTAKGWQPAVPRKRRVSAALRAFASMTTSAAHGAVRKI, encoded by the coding sequence ATGCCCGCCTATCGCTCCCGCACCACCACCCACGGCCGCAACATGGCCGGCGCCCGCGGCCTGTGGCGCGCCACCGGCATGAAGGACGCCGATTTCGGCAAGCCGATCATCGCGGTGGTGAACTCGTTCACGCAATTCGTGCCCGGCCACGTCCACCTGAAAGACCTCGGCCAGCTCGTCGCGCGGGAGATCGAGGCGGCGGGCGGCGTCGCCAAGGAGTTCAACACCATCGCGGTCGATGACGGCATCGCGATGGGCCATGATGGCATGCTCTACTCGCTGCCGTCCCGCGACCTGATCGCCGATTCGGTCGAGTACATGGTCAACGCGCATTGCGCCGACGCCATGGTGTGCATCTCGAATTGCGACAAGATCACTCCCGGCATGCTGATGGCGGCGCTCCGCCTCAACATCCCGGTGGTCTTCGTCTCCGGCGGGCCGATGGAGGCCGGCAAGGTCCATCTCTCGACCGGGATCAAGAAGGTCGACCTCGTCGACGCGATGATCGCCGCCGCCGACGACCGCGTCACCGACGCGGACGTGCAGGTGATCGAGCGCTCGGCCTGCCCGACCTGCGGCTCGTGCTCGGGCATGTTCACCGCCAACTCGATGAACTGCCTCACCGAGGCGTTGGGCCTGTCGCTGCCCGGCAACGGCTCGGTGCTGGCGACGCACGCCGACCGCAAGCGCCTCTTCGTCGAGGCCGGCCACCTGATCGTCGACCTCGCGAAGCGCCACTACGAGCAGGACGACGCCTCGGTGCTGCCCCGCGCGATCGCCTCGATGACGGCGTTCGAGAACGCCATGACCCTCGACATCGCCATGGGCGGCTCGACCAACACGGTGCTGCACCTGCTCGCCGCCGCCTACGAGGGCGAGGTGCCCTTCACCATGGCCGATATCGACCGGCTGTCGCGCCGGGTGCCGGTCCTGTGCAAAGTCGCGCCGGCCGTCGCCAACGTCCACATGGAGGACGTGCACCGCGCCGGCGGCATCATGGCGATCCTCGGCGAGCTCGACCGGGCGGGGCTCATCGACACGTCCGTCGGCAACGTCGCCGCCGGCACGCTCAAGGACGCCCTGGCGCGCTGGGATGTGCGCCAGACCGGCAGCGAGAGCGTGCGCGAGTTCTATCGCGCGGCGCCCGGCGGCGTGCCGACCCAGGTCGCGTTCTCCCAAGCCTCGCGCTTCGACGAGCTCGACCTCGACCGGGAGGCGGGCGTGGTGCGCGATGCCGCCCACGCCTACTCGCAGGATGGCGGCCTCGCGGTGCTCTACGGCAACCTCGCCGAGGACGGCTGCATCGTGAAGACCGCCGGCGTCGATGCCAGCATCCTCACCTTCTCCGGCCCGGCCCACGTCTTCGAGAGCCAGGACGCGGCGGTCGAGGGGATTCTCGGCGGCAAGGTCCAGGCCGGCGAGGTGGTGCTGATCCGCTACGAGGGCCCCCGCGGCGGCCCCGGCATGCAGGAGATGCTCTATCCGACGAGCTACCTGAAGTCGAAGGGGCTGGGGAAGGCCTGCGCCCTCGTCACCGACGGGCGCTTCTCGGGCGGCTCCTCGGGCCTCTCGATCGGCCACGTCTCGCCGGAAGCCGCCGAGGGCGGGCTCATCGGCCTCGTCGAGCAGGGCGACCGGATCGAGATCGACATCCCGAACCGGCGCATCCACCTCGCGGTCGATCCGGCCGAGATCGAAAGCCGTCGCGCCGCTCAAACGGCCAAGGGCTGGCAGCCTGCCGTACCGCGGAAGCGCCGGGTGAGCGCGGCGCTCCGGGCCTTCGCCAGCATGACCACCAGCGCCGCCCACGGGGCCGTACGGAAGATCTGA
- a CDS encoding winged helix-turn-helix domain-containing protein: MRLTPLEARRVALAAQGFHAARPALAGHRHLAGTIDRLGLHQIDSVNVLVRAHYLPAFSRLGAYDTTLLDRRAWGPRRDRRLFEYWAHECSLLPLSLHPLLRWRMARADQGQAGYTGMRVFAGERRAEAMALLARLRDEGPLAASDVQTGRAGWWEWSEPKRMLEWLFYAGHVTTATRRRSFERVYDLTERVIPPDILNLPDVPEAEAQAQLVALSARALGIATVAELRDYFRLDASDAAVAIARLVEDGTLLPADVPGWPPAYLHRDAKSPRRVNARALLAPFDPLVWERARTERLFGFRYRIEIYTPAAKRQHGYYVLPFLLGEELVGRVDLKADRAGSRLVVHAVHWEKGAPEGARQGLEGELGVLAGWLGLREVS, from the coding sequence GTGCGGCTGACGCCTCTCGAAGCTCGCCGGGTCGCCCTGGCGGCTCAAGGGTTCCATGCCGCACGGCCGGCCTTGGCGGGGCACCGCCACCTCGCCGGCACGATCGACCGGCTCGGCCTGCATCAGATCGACAGCGTCAACGTCCTGGTGCGGGCCCACTACCTGCCGGCCTTCTCGCGGCTCGGCGCCTACGACACGACCCTCCTCGACCGGAGGGCCTGGGGCCCGCGGCGCGACCGGCGGCTGTTCGAGTACTGGGCGCATGAGTGCTCGCTGCTGCCGCTCTCCCTCCACCCGCTGCTGCGCTGGCGCATGGCCCGGGCCGACCAGGGCCAGGCCGGCTATACCGGGATGCGGGTCTTTGCCGGCGAGCGTCGGGCGGAGGCGATGGCGTTGCTCGCGCGCCTGCGCGACGAGGGCCCGCTGGCGGCCTCCGACGTCCAGACCGGCCGGGCCGGCTGGTGGGAGTGGAGCGAGCCCAAGCGGATGCTCGAATGGCTGTTCTACGCCGGCCACGTCACCACCGCGACGAGACGGCGCAGCTTCGAGCGCGTCTACGACCTCACCGAGCGGGTGATCCCGCCGGACATCCTGAACCTTCCGGACGTGCCGGAGGCGGAGGCGCAAGCCCAGCTCGTCGCCCTCTCCGCCCGGGCGCTCGGGATCGCGACAGTCGCGGAACTGCGCGACTATTTCCGCCTCGACGCGTCCGATGCCGCGGTGGCCATCGCGCGGCTCGTCGAGGACGGCACCCTGCTCCCGGCGGACGTGCCCGGCTGGCCCCCCGCCTACCTCCACCGCGACGCGAAGTCCCCCCGCCGCGTCAACGCCCGGGCGCTGCTCGCGCCCTTCGACCCCCTGGTGTGGGAGCGCGCCCGCACCGAGCGCCTGTTCGGCTTCCGCTATCGTATCGAGATCTACACCCCGGCGGCCAAGCGGCAGCATGGCTATTACGTGCTGCCGTTCCTGCTGGGGGAGGAACTGGTGGGGCGGGTGGACCTCAAGGCGGACCGGGCGGGGTCGCGGCTTGTCGTGCATGCGGTGCATTGGGAGAAGGGGGCGCCGGAGGGTGCGCGACAGGGGTTGGAGGGGGAGCTGGGGGTTTTGGCGGGGTGGTTGGGGTTGAGAGAGGTGAGCTAG
- a CDS encoding GMC oxidoreductase, which produces MIIDHCEGLEQSRHDVCIIGSGPAGLSLALELRRLGLSALVLESGGLQAERPIQDLSGAELADPARHDDMTIAVARRFGGTSNLWGGRCLPFDPVDFRPRPGMPDWPITLADLAPFLPTACRVVSCGEPVFEAPLPGIRANDDAFTFESLERWSGRPRVQVSHADTLAADPDIDIRLHATVVDVLFDEGGAARAVVVVRPSGERRTVPVTRLVVAAGGLETTRLLLSLQRRRPQMFGGPDGPLGRHYMGHVIGEIADITFASEALDTAFAFARDDQGWYVRRRFVPSPALQAEHNLLNVAFWPVIPRMADAGHGNALLSLAFLVLSFDPVGRALLPEALRVRHVPKAVARWPHLRNVGRDLPAAVVAGARVVWQRYGAATRLPGLFVRNPGWRYGLSYHSEQSPWAESRVRLDDRIDATGLPRLHIDYRVHENDARAVVRAHDLFAGWLARTGFGRLDYRQPAEQNVEAVMRLFGHGTHQIGTARMADTPERGVVDRNLRVFDTPNLYVASAAVLPRSGQASPTLTVVTLATRLAHHIAAEKARLGALRSAA; this is translated from the coding sequence ATGATTATCGATCATTGTGAAGGACTGGAGCAGTCGCGTCACGACGTCTGTATCATCGGGTCTGGACCGGCCGGCCTGTCTCTCGCCCTGGAGTTGCGGCGGCTCGGCCTTTCCGCCCTGGTGCTGGAATCGGGCGGGCTGCAAGCCGAGCGGCCCATCCAAGACCTGTCCGGGGCCGAGCTCGCGGATCCGGCCCGCCACGACGACATGACCATTGCCGTGGCGCGCCGCTTCGGCGGCACCTCGAACCTGTGGGGCGGGCGTTGCCTGCCCTTCGATCCCGTCGACTTCCGCCCTCGGCCCGGCATGCCCGACTGGCCGATCACCCTCGCGGATCTCGCCCCCTTCCTGCCGACCGCCTGCCGCGTCGTCTCCTGCGGCGAGCCGGTCTTCGAGGCCCCCCTCCCCGGCATCCGCGCCAACGACGACGCCTTCACGTTCGAGAGCCTCGAGCGCTGGAGCGGACGGCCCCGGGTGCAGGTGTCCCACGCCGACACCCTCGCCGCCGACCCGGACATCGACATCCGGCTGCACGCGACCGTAGTCGACGTGCTGTTCGACGAGGGCGGCGCGGCCCGCGCGGTGGTGGTGGTGCGGCCCTCCGGCGAGCGCAGGACGGTGCCGGTCACGCGGCTCGTGGTGGCGGCCGGCGGCCTCGAGACCACGCGCCTCCTGCTCAGCCTGCAGCGGCGCCGGCCACAGATGTTCGGTGGGCCCGACGGGCCGCTCGGGCGCCACTACATGGGCCACGTGATCGGCGAGATCGCCGACATCACCTTCGCGTCGGAAGCCCTCGACACCGCCTTCGCCTTCGCGCGCGACGACCAGGGCTGGTACGTGCGCCGTCGCTTCGTGCCGAGCCCGGCCCTGCAGGCCGAGCACAACCTCCTCAACGTGGCGTTCTGGCCGGTCATCCCGAGAATGGCCGATGCCGGCCACGGCAACGCGCTCCTGTCGCTGGCCTTCCTGGTCCTGTCCTTCGATCCCGTCGGCCGCGCCTTGCTGCCGGAAGCCCTGCGGGTGCGGCACGTGCCGAAGGCCGTCGCGCGATGGCCGCATCTGCGCAATGTCGGCCGCGATCTGCCGGCGGCGGTGGTCGCGGGCGCGCGGGTGGTCTGGCAGCGCTACGGTGCCGCGACGCGGCTGCCCGGCTTGTTCGTGCGCAATCCCGGCTGGCGCTACGGCCTGTCCTACCATTCCGAGCAGTCGCCCTGGGCCGAAAGCCGCGTGCGGCTCGACGACCGGATCGACGCGACCGGGCTGCCGCGGCTGCACATCGATTACCGGGTGCACGAGAACGACGCCCGCGCGGTGGTGCGGGCCCACGACCTGTTCGCGGGCTGGCTCGCCCGAACCGGATTCGGCCGTCTCGACTACCGTCAACCGGCGGAGCAGAACGTCGAGGCCGTGATGCGGTTGTTCGGCCACGGCACGCACCAGATCGGCACCGCCCGGATGGCCGACACGCCGGAACGCGGCGTCGTCGACCGCAACCTGCGGGTGTTCGACACGCCCAACCTGTACGTCGCCAGCGCCGCCGTCCTGCCGCGCTCGGGCCAGGCGAGCCCGACCCTGACGGTGGTCACGCTCGCCACGCGTCTGGCTCACCACATCGCGGCGGAGAAGGCGCGGCTGGGCGCCCTGCGGTCTGCCGCTTGA
- a CDS encoding oxidoreductase has product MPWTTALIPSQAGRRAIVTGATSGIGYEAALALAGAGAEIVLAARDAGKAEGAAAAIRRAHPGAQVAIRALDTARLASVRAFAAQWRAEGGPVDILLLNAGIAAVPRREETEDGFERQLATNYLGHFALTGLLLPSLRAHDGTRIVAVASIAHRSGKIAFDDLHLRRAYGPQSAYRQTKLAMLMFSLELDRRLRAAGSPIRSIAAHPGVAATAIARRGDRAGRLAARIGAGLLGLIGQSAARGALPLLYAATAPEAEGGGYYGPDGLWEVRGDPAPATIEPHASDAAAAARLWALSETLTGVTYPL; this is encoded by the coding sequence ATGCCCTGGACCACCGCCCTGATCCCGTCCCAGGCCGGGCGCCGCGCGATCGTCACCGGCGCGACGAGCGGGATCGGCTACGAGGCGGCCCTGGCGCTCGCCGGCGCCGGGGCGGAGATCGTGCTCGCCGCCCGGGACGCGGGCAAGGCAGAGGGAGCCGCCGCGGCGATCCGCCGGGCGCATCCCGGCGCACAGGTCGCGATCCGGGCACTGGACACCGCACGCCTCGCCTCGGTCCGCGCCTTCGCGGCGCAGTGGCGCGCGGAGGGCGGGCCGGTCGACATCCTGCTCCTCAATGCCGGCATCGCCGCCGTGCCGCGGCGCGAGGAGACCGAGGACGGGTTCGAGCGCCAGCTCGCCACCAACTATCTCGGTCACTTCGCCCTGACCGGGCTGCTGCTGCCGAGCCTGCGGGCGCACGACGGCACCCGGATCGTCGCGGTGGCGAGCATCGCCCACCGCTCGGGAAAGATCGCCTTCGACGACCTGCACTTGCGCCGCGCCTACGGGCCGCAGAGCGCCTACCGGCAGACCAAGCTCGCGATGCTGATGTTCTCGCTCGAGCTCGACCGGCGCCTGCGCGCCGCCGGGTCTCCCATCCGGTCGATCGCCGCGCATCCCGGGGTCGCGGCGACCGCCATCGCCCGGCGCGGCGACCGGGCCGGGAGGCTCGCCGCGCGCATCGGCGCCGGCCTTCTCGGGCTCATCGGCCAGTCGGCGGCGCGGGGCGCCCTGCCGCTGCTCTACGCCGCCACGGCGCCGGAGGCCGAGGGCGGGGGCTATTACGGCCCGGACGGCCTGTGGGAGGTGCGCGGCGATCCGGCGCCAGCGACGATCGAGCCCCATGCAAGCGACGCGGCCGCGGCGGCGCGGCTCTGGGCCCTGTCAGAGACGCTGACGGGCGTGACCTATCCGCTGTAG